A DNA window from Choloepus didactylus isolate mChoDid1 chromosome 9, mChoDid1.pri, whole genome shotgun sequence contains the following coding sequences:
- the LOC119544293 gene encoding AKT-interacting protein-like, which yields MNPFWSMSTSSVRKRSDGEEKSLTGDVKTSPPRTAPKKQLPSIPKNALPITKPTSPAPAAQSTNGTHASYGPFYLEYSLLAEFTLVVKQKLPGVYVQPSYRSALMWFGVIFIRHGLYQDGVFKFTVYIPDNYPDGDCPRLVFDIPVFHPLVDPTSGELDVKRAFAKWRYEKDVQLFKSKVVESVKMCTARLFDQPKIEDPYAISFSPWNPSVHEEARDKMLTQKKPEEQHNKSVHVAGLSWVKPGSVQPFSKEEKTVAT from the coding sequence ATGAACCCTTTCTGGAGCATGTCTACAAGCTCTGTACGCAAACGATCTGATGGTGAAGAGAAGTCATTAACAGGGGATGTGAAAACCAGTCCTCCACGCACCGCTCCAAAGAAACAGCTGCCTTCTATTCCCAAAAATGCTTTGCCCATAACTAAGCCTACATCTCCTGCCCCGGCAGCACAGTCAACAAATGGCACACATGCTTCTTACGGACCCTTCTACCTGGAATATTCTCTTCTTGCAGAATTTACCTTGGTTGTGAAGCAGAAGTTACCTGGTGTCTATGTGCAGCCATCTTATCGCTCTGCATTAATGTGGTTTGGAGTAATATTCATCCGGCATGGACTTTATCAAGATGGTGTATTTAAGTTTACAGTTTATATCCCTGATAACTACCCAGATGGCGACTGTCCACGCCTGGTGTTTGATATTCCCGTCTTTCACCCGCTAGTTGATCCCACCTCAGGTGAACTGGATGTGAAGAGAGCATTTGCAAAATGGAGGTATGAAAAAGATGTTCAGCTCTTTAAAAGTAAAGTGGTTGAAAGTGTTAAGATGTGCACTGCTCGTTTGTTTGACCAACCTAAAATAGAGGATCCCTATGCAATTAGCTTTTCTCCATGGAATCCTTCTGTACATGAGGAAGCCAGAGACAAGATGCTGACTCAGAAAAAGCCTGAAGAACAGCACAATAAAAGTGTGCATGTTGCTGGCCTGTCATGGGTAAAGCCTGGCTCAGTACAACCTTTCagtaaagaagagaaaacagtaGCAACTTAA